One window of the Hoplias malabaricus isolate fHopMal1 chromosome Y, fHopMal1.hap1, whole genome shotgun sequence genome contains the following:
- the LOC136678471 gene encoding cadherin-15-like, with protein MCDTWDSLDSLHRCLRQYSPHSQSAGKSQSSGPKGKVLSSSELSPNGLNPAVLFPWQQRSPGLGRVKRDWIIPPIRVSENSKQVPEYLVQIKSDKIFTGEVIYKLEGPGVNQEPKDFFEIDDKTGWIKSKVPLDREKYKSFTLKAFALSPSGERLENPTTIEIYVLDQNDNRPSFIQEEFIGAVPEFSIPGTSVLTVSAVDADDPSTDNAMLSYTIVAQESFPPFSINKTMFGINNETGVIYTRDVGLDRDVVQSFRLTLQVADMSGQGLTSSGRATIHITDINNHAPQIQPTVYNMFAMENKVGVDIGRVNGTDKDQKNGENWRIRYSIIRGDTSGNFAIRTDPVTNQGIVYIVKPLDYESKSEHRLTVNAENDVPLSIKAPYEQTSTATVTVRVLNENEAPRFHRNPIQVSFPESTAAGTILASDIAHDPDNAKLRFEITHDPEKWLAINRETGEISARKNFNIRSPYVKKNKYTALVKVTDLDAGGVSATASLEISLWETNDFPPVLVPVSGIVCSEYREPGRLGLLLTAVDEDLSPHADPFSFYVADTDMAANWTIIPLNETHAVLQPLIDIDRGEFSVPITVSDSGSPARSSNALLNVTVCPCDSAGHCRTYTAAAIFGSKVGISFLALMIIVSCAALLLILLILAVAVRSCTSRSMRKGGGLLVGESDDDVRDNVFNYDEQGGGEEDEDAFNIDLLRTPADMAPPLEAVVPPGSGLPKYKQPLRKDAPYNLPSPRHPRKRPSNPTDIEDFINDGLDVADNDPNVPPYDTALIFDYEGDGSVAGSLSSIASLGSDEDQDYDYLNDWGPRFKKLANMYAAD; from the exons GTCCTGAGCAGCTCCGAGCTGAGCCCAAACGGCCTGAACCCAGCCGTgctgtttccatggcaacagagAAGTCCAGGTTTGGGCCGAGTAAAGAGGGACTGGATCATCCCCCCCATCAGGGTCTCGGAAAACAGCAAACAGGTCCCTGAGTACCTGGTCCAG ATTAAATCAGACAAGATTTTCACCGGGGAGGTGATCTACAAGCTGGAGGGCCCCGGGGTCAACCAGGAGCCCAAAGACTTCTTCGAAATTGATGATAAAACAGGATGGATCAAGAGCAAGGTGCCCCTGGACCGAGAGAAGTACAAGAGCTTCACG ctCAAAGCCTTTGCACTGTCCCCCAGTGGAGAACGATTGGAGAACCCAACCACCATCGAGATTTATGTTCTGGATCAGAACGACAACAGGCCCAGCTTTATCCAGGAGGAGTTCATCGGCGCCGTGCCGGAATTCTCCATCCCGG GTACCTCGGTTCTGACCGTCTCAGCGGTGGATGCCGACGACCCATCCACAGATAACGCAATGCTGAGCTACACCATCGTGGCGCAGGAGAGTTTCCCCCCCTTCAGCATCAACAAGACCATGTTCGGCATCAACAACGAGACGGGGGTCATCTACACACGAGACGTGGGACTGGACCGAGAC GTGGTGCAGTCCTTCCGACTGACGCTGCAGGTGGCTGACATGTCCGGACAGGGTCTGACCAGCAGCGGCCGAGCCACCATCCACATCACAGACATCAACAACCACGCCCCTCAGATTCAGCCCACAGTG TACAACATGTTTGCGATGGAGAATAAAGTGGGAGTGGACATTGGCCGAGTGAACGGCACTGACAAAGACCAGAAGAATGGAGAGAACTGGAGGATCAGGTACTCCATCATCAGAGGAGACACTTCTGGAAACTTTGCCATCAGGACAGACCCCGTCACCAACCAGGGCATCGTCTACATAGTGAAG CCTCTGGACTACGAGTCTAAGTCTGAACATCGGCTGACGGTGAACGCGGAGAACGACGTTCCTCTGAGTATTAAAGCCCCGTATGAACAGACCAGCACAGCCACGGTCACCGTCCGCGTCCTGAACGAAAACGAGGCTCCACGTTTCCATAGAAACCCTATACAGGTGTCCTTTCCAGAATCCACTGCTGCAGGTACCATCCTGGCCTCAGACATCGCCCATGATCCTGACAACGCCAAGCTCAG GTTTGAGATCACACATGATCCTGAGAAGTGGTTGGCGATTAACCGCGAGACCGGAGAGATATCAGCCAGAAAAAACTTCAACATCCGCTCACCGTACGTGAAGAAGAACAAATACACGGCGCTGGTCAAAGTCACTGACCTCG aCGCCGGAGGTGTCTCAGCCACTGCGTCTCTGGAGATCTCCCTGTGGGAGACCAATGATTTCCCTCCGGTTCTGGTTCCTGTGAGTGGAATCGTGTGCAGTGAGTACAGAGAACCGGGTCGGCTAGGCCTGCTGCTGACCGCTGTGGACGAAGACCTCTCTCCCCATGCTGACCCCTTCAGCTTCTACGTGGCTGACACTGACATGGCTGCCAACTGGACCATCATTCCTCTCAATG AAACCCATGCGGTGCTGCAGCCTCTGATAGACATAGATCGAGGCGAGTTCTCCGTCCCCATCACTGTGTCGGACTCTGGATCTCCTGCCCGCTCCTCCAACGCCCTGCTCAACGTCACCGTGTGTCCGTGCGACTCAGCCGGACACTGCAGGACCTACACAGCTGCGGCCATCTTCGGATCAAAAGTGGGCATCAGTTTCCTCGCCCTCATGATCATCGTGTCCTGCGCTGCTCTGCTGCTGA tcttgCTTATCCTGGCTGTGGCTGTGAGGAGCTGCACCTCTCGAAGCATGAGGAAAGGAGGTGGTCTCCTGGTGGGAGAATCAGACGATGACGTGCGGGACAACGTCTTTAACTACGACGAGCAGGGAGGAGGGGAGGAGGACGAG GATGCCTTCAACATTGATCTTCTGAGGACCCCTGCAGACATGGCCCCTCCTCTGGAAGCCGTCGTCCCCCCAGGCTCTGGCCTTCCAAAATACAAACAGCCGCTTAGGAAAGACGCCCCCTATAACCTGCCCTCGCCGAGGCATCCACGGAAACGCCCCTCGAACCCCACCGACATCGAGGACTTCATCAATGAT GGCCTGGATGTTGCCGATAACGACCCTAACGTGCCTCCGTACGACACGGCTCTGATCTTCGACTACGAAGGAGACGGTTCCGTGGCAGGAAGCCTGAGCTCCATCGCCTCCCTGGGCTCCGACGAGGACCAAGACTACGACTACCTCAACGACTGGGGGCCGAGATTCAAGAAACTGGCAAACATGTACGCCGCAGACTAG